One Ethanoligenens harbinense YUAN-3 genomic window carries:
- a CDS encoding phosphoribosyltransferase family protein, which translates to METYSLEVAGLVRELPICAVSNTVDIAAFIMFGDVELTVNCARHLLERAPEHDVIITAEAKGIPLAYEMARQNNENGYLIARKGVKVYMHNPVSVSVKSITTAKVQTLYIDENDAGQMRDRRVLIVDDVISTGESLNALEALVSKAGGNVVGRMAVLAEGDAQKRDDITFLAPLPIFVKN; encoded by the coding sequence ATGGAAACATATTCGCTTGAAGTCGCGGGTTTGGTGCGTGAACTGCCCATCTGTGCGGTGAGTAATACGGTGGATATCGCCGCGTTCATCATGTTCGGCGACGTGGAACTGACGGTCAACTGCGCCCGGCATCTGCTTGAGCGCGCTCCGGAGCACGATGTCATCATCACCGCCGAAGCCAAGGGCATCCCGCTGGCCTATGAGATGGCGCGCCAGAACAACGAAAACGGCTATCTGATCGCGCGCAAGGGCGTGAAGGTCTACATGCACAACCCCGTCAGCGTGTCGGTCAAATCCATCACCACCGCCAAGGTGCAGACACTGTACATCGACGAGAACGACGCGGGCCAGATGCGCGACCGCCGCGTGCTCATTGTGGACGACGTCATCAGCACCGGCGAATCGCTGAACGCGCTGGAAGCGCTGGTGAGTAAGGCGGGCGGCAACGTCGTGGGCCGTATGGCGGTGCTTGCCGAGGGCGACGCGCAGAAACGCGACGACATCACGTTCCTTGCGCCGCTGCCGATCTTTGTGAAAAACTGA
- a CDS encoding histidine triad nucleotide-binding protein, which produces MDCIFCKIAAGEIPCKKLYEDEQVLAFYDIEPKAPVHFLVIPKAHFASASEITAENSAVVARVFEVIAKLTAQLELKNGYRVVTNCGPDAGQTVHHLHFHVLAGRPLYPDMA; this is translated from the coding sequence ATGGACTGCATTTTTTGTAAGATCGCGGCGGGGGAAATTCCCTGCAAAAAACTGTATGAAGACGAACAGGTGCTGGCATTTTACGACATTGAGCCCAAAGCGCCGGTGCATTTTCTTGTGATCCCGAAAGCGCATTTCGCGTCGGCAAGCGAGATTACAGCCGAAAACAGCGCCGTGGTCGCGCGTGTTTTTGAAGTGATTGCCAAACTGACAGCACAGCTTGAGCTGAAAAACGGCTACCGGGTCGTGACCAACTGCGGTCCGGACGCGGGGCAGACGGTGCACCATCTGCACTTCCATGTGCTGGCGGGCCGTCCGCTCTATCCGGATATGGCGTAA
- a CDS encoding ATP-binding cassette domain-containing protein, producing MEEQQIRQLLQTVPIGDMLAKYPYIGELLASVKIGVPDASMTAAELLTSVPDEYYEDFALSRAQMAENMLTYIEEMETTAAEDRLAVRTVTVLGGHDKSGRAENCTLTLTRGDVVCIVGPTGAGKSRLLADIECMAQRDTPTGRQVLINGGVPEEKYRFEIEHKLVAQLSQNMNFVMDLSVTDFVALHAQSRMVQDEAEAARRILDCANDLAGEQFSGQTALTQLSGGQSRALMIASTALLSRSPIVLIDEIENAGIDRQKALQLLVREEKIVMMSTHDPILALLGDRRVAIKNGGIAGIVETGEEERANLSYLEKIDAGLSDLRGRIRRGEKIDFDLHPLFE from the coding sequence ATGGAAGAACAACAGATCAGGCAGCTGCTGCAGACGGTGCCGATTGGGGACATGCTGGCGAAATACCCGTATATCGGCGAACTGCTGGCCTCGGTGAAGATCGGCGTGCCGGATGCGTCCATGACGGCGGCGGAGCTGCTCACCTCGGTGCCGGACGAATACTACGAGGATTTTGCTCTCAGCCGCGCGCAGATGGCCGAGAACATGCTCACATATATCGAGGAGATGGAGACCACCGCCGCCGAGGACCGGCTGGCGGTGCGCACGGTCACGGTGCTCGGCGGGCACGACAAATCCGGCCGCGCGGAAAACTGCACGCTTACCCTCACGCGCGGGGACGTGGTGTGCATTGTGGGCCCCACCGGCGCGGGCAAGAGCCGCCTGCTGGCGGATATTGAATGCATGGCGCAGCGCGACACGCCCACCGGGCGGCAGGTTCTCATCAACGGCGGTGTGCCGGAAGAAAAATACCGCTTTGAGATCGAGCATAAACTGGTGGCGCAGCTCTCACAGAACATGAACTTTGTGATGGATCTAAGCGTGACGGACTTTGTGGCGCTGCATGCCCAGAGCCGCATGGTGCAGGACGAGGCCGAAGCGGCGCGCCGCATCCTTGATTGCGCCAACGACCTGGCGGGCGAGCAGTTTTCCGGGCAAACCGCGCTCACCCAGCTCAGCGGCGGGCAGTCCCGTGCGCTGATGATCGCCAGCACGGCGCTGCTGTCCCGCTCACCCATCGTGCTCATTGATGAGATCGAGAACGCCGGCATCGACCGGCAGAAGGCGTTGCAGCTGCTGGTGCGGGAGGAGAAGATCGTGATGATGTCCACGCACGATCCCATCCTCGCGCTGCTGGGGGACCGGCGGGTCGCCATCAAAAACGGCGGCATCGCCGGTATCGTGGAAACCGGCGAAGAGGAGCGCGCGAACCTTTCCTATCTGGAGAAGATCGACGCGGGCCTGTCGGACTTGCGCGGGCGCATCCGGCGCGGGGAAAAGATCGACTTCGACCTGCATCCGCTTTTTGAATAG
- a CDS encoding GTP-binding protein, with translation MKLITVSGPPSSGKTSVILRTIELLRDTHRVGVVKFDCLSTFDDELYEKRGVPVKVGLSGGLCPDHFFISNIEDCLDWGIREGLDMLISESAGLCNRCSPHIRDLTAVCVIDNLSGVNTPHKIGPMLKFADVVVVTKGDIVSQAEREVFAFKVRQSNPRARIVFVNGISGQGAFDLAKLFAAAPGTDTLEQKRLRFTMPAALCSYCLGQTRIGAEYQMGNVKKMKL, from the coding sequence GTGAAACTCATTACCGTTTCGGGACCGCCGTCATCCGGTAAGACCTCGGTGATCCTGCGCACCATTGAGCTGCTCCGGGATACGCACCGGGTCGGCGTCGTCAAATTCGACTGCCTGTCGACATTCGACGACGAACTGTATGAGAAGCGGGGCGTGCCGGTCAAGGTCGGCCTTTCCGGCGGGCTCTGCCCGGATCACTTTTTCATCAGCAACATCGAAGACTGCCTGGACTGGGGCATCCGCGAGGGGCTGGACATGCTCATCAGCGAGAGCGCCGGGCTGTGCAACCGCTGTTCGCCGCATATCCGCGACCTCACGGCCGTCTGCGTCATCGACAATCTATCGGGCGTGAATACTCCGCACAAGATCGGCCCTATGCTCAAGTTTGCCGATGTCGTGGTGGTGACGAAAGGGGATATCGTGTCTCAGGCTGAGCGCGAGGTGTTCGCGTTCAAGGTGCGGCAGTCCAATCCGCGTGCGCGGATCGTGTTCGTCAACGGCATCAGCGGGCAGGGCGCTTTCGACCTTGCCAAGCTGTTCGCCGCCGCACCCGGCACCGACACACTCGAGCAGAAGCGCCTGCGCTTCACCATGCCTGCCGCGCTCTGTTCCTATTGCCTGGGGCAGACGCGCATCGGGGCCGAGTACCAGATGGGCAACGTAAAAAAAATGAAGCTGTGA
- a CDS encoding ABC transporter substrate-binding protein produces the protein MADTRMISEILDESLPESGKLDFFGEAVCALKPAFREGYNAAAAVFRREQGRSLRSYLPAICGCDGIKGAENIHAVNEVETPDELPNVLMSFKFGDYFFSRFLSKFTGKGYFERLDLPVHPEFEQAGLRDPNGEFHIFSVMPTVMLVDKRMLGDRPVPHRWNDLLGPAFAGDVALPAAHGAVSTLLPLTLLRDHGEEGLAALRRAARGAMHSTDMIRDAGRTLKGPAVYVVAWFFAQACSSPDVEIVWPEDGALVEPTFLLVQRGQRKLYRPLVDAITGRELGAASAAHCYPAANPAVENDLPAGAAFNWLGWDFIRSAPLEDRIAAVKAFFDDLTA, from the coding sequence ATGGCCGATACCCGGATGATTTCCGAAATTCTGGACGAAAGCCTGCCGGAATCGGGAAAGCTGGATTTTTTCGGGGAAGCTGTCTGCGCGCTCAAGCCGGCGTTCCGAGAGGGTTACAACGCGGCCGCCGCTGTTTTCCGACGGGAGCAGGGGCGCAGCCTGCGCAGTTATCTGCCCGCTATCTGCGGGTGTGACGGCATCAAGGGCGCGGAAAACATCCATGCTGTCAACGAAGTGGAAACGCCGGATGAGCTGCCGAACGTCCTCATGTCTTTCAAATTCGGCGATTATTTTTTCAGCCGTTTTCTTTCCAAATTCACGGGGAAAGGGTATTTTGAGCGGCTGGATCTGCCGGTGCATCCGGAATTTGAACAGGCCGGCCTGCGCGACCCGAACGGGGAATTTCACATTTTCTCGGTGATGCCCACCGTGATGCTGGTGGATAAAAGAATGCTGGGCGACCGGCCGGTGCCGCACCGCTGGAACGATCTGCTCGGCCCGGCGTTCGCGGGCGATGTGGCGCTGCCCGCCGCGCACGGCGCGGTCTCCACGCTGCTGCCGCTCACCCTTCTGCGCGACCATGGCGAAGAAGGGCTGGCTGCGCTTCGGCGCGCGGCGCGCGGCGCCATGCATTCCACCGACATGATCCGCGACGCGGGAAGGACGCTGAAAGGCCCGGCGGTGTATGTGGTGGCGTGGTTTTTTGCCCAAGCCTGCTCCAGCCCGGATGTTGAGATCGTCTGGCCGGAGGACGGCGCGCTGGTAGAGCCGACATTTCTGTTGGTGCAGCGTGGGCAGCGCAAATTGTACCGCCCGCTGGTGGATGCCATCACCGGCAGGGAGCTGGGCGCGGCTTCGGCGGCGCACTGTTATCCGGCGGCCAACCCCGCGGTGGAAAACGACCTGCCCGCGGGCGCGGCGTTCAACTGGCTGGGCTGGGATTTTATCCGTTCCGCGCCGTTGGAAGACCGTATCGCGGCCGTCAAAGCCTTTTTTGACGATCTGACTGCCTGA
- a CDS encoding superoxide dismutase family protein, whose amino-acid sequence MDTYPYLEVQAAAPRLPDVAVAMVAGGPAYAGLRGRVQFTQRPGGVAVDAHIHGLPKTPTGFFAFHLHEGPCGNPGVNPADYFPQTGGHFNPGNTPHPFHAGDFPPLLETENGAAYLSFFTSRFTVRQVIGRSVVIHLNPDDFTTQPSGNAGPKIACGVIAAR is encoded by the coding sequence ATGGATACATACCCCTATCTGGAGGTGCAGGCGGCCGCGCCCCGGCTGCCCGATGTGGCCGTGGCCATGGTGGCGGGCGGGCCGGCTTATGCGGGGCTGCGCGGCAGGGTGCAGTTTACGCAACGGCCCGGAGGCGTGGCGGTGGATGCGCACATCCACGGCCTGCCGAAGACACCTACCGGATTTTTCGCGTTCCACCTGCATGAGGGCCCCTGCGGCAATCCCGGCGTCAACCCGGCGGATTATTTCCCGCAGACGGGCGGGCATTTCAATCCGGGCAACACGCCGCATCCGTTTCATGCGGGTGATTTTCCGCCGCTGCTCGAAACGGAGAACGGCGCCGCCTACCTCAGCTTTTTCACCAGCCGTTTCACGGTGCGGCAGGTCATCGGCCGGTCGGTAGTCATCCACCTGAACCCGGACGATTTCACCACGCAGCCTTCGGGCAACGCCGGGCCGAAGATCGCCTGCGGGGTGATCGCCGCGCGGTAA
- a CDS encoding ABC transporter substrate-binding protein, translating into MSSTQSAVQVEDYAVGGLSFFGLLPCPVKVPFEDRFRTFARRTFTEQGRRLAYYIEGNANHHVPFRDYLNTVEDPDRLPDILLAPGYNMFFEKNFQQRFVRTGVFSDCLAYEPSLLENGLRDPGGNYSLLAMNTLVIMADETRAPFVPESWDDLLDERLEKQLGVRGDGKSFCDALLTYFDKHYGEDGIRRLARSVQEGMHPAQAVVQLTRPKPGQPSVYVVPYFYARTVQNPNARIIWPKEGALLNPVFLMVKTGKAGEHKEILEFLTGPETAAAFNCAGLFSTCAGADQTLLKDRTYHWIGWEYLSNPDIGDVLAGLNPLFLRYYR; encoded by the coding sequence ATGAGCTCCACGCAATCCGCCGTGCAGGTCGAGGACTACGCGGTCGGCGGGCTTTCGTTCTTCGGCCTGCTGCCCTGCCCGGTCAAGGTGCCGTTTGAGGACCGTTTCCGCACGTTTGCGCGCCGGACGTTTACGGAGCAGGGGCGGCGGCTGGCGTATTATATTGAAGGCAACGCCAACCATCACGTGCCGTTTCGGGACTATCTCAACACGGTGGAGGACCCGGACCGGCTGCCGGACATTCTGCTTGCGCCTGGCTACAATATGTTTTTTGAAAAGAACTTTCAGCAGCGCTTTGTCCGAACCGGCGTTTTCTCCGATTGTCTGGCGTATGAGCCGTCTTTGCTGGAAAACGGCCTGCGCGACCCGGGCGGGAACTACTCTCTGCTGGCCATGAACACGCTGGTCATCATGGCGGATGAGACGCGCGCACCGTTTGTGCCGGAGAGCTGGGACGACCTGCTGGACGAGCGGCTGGAGAAGCAGTTGGGCGTGCGCGGGGACGGCAAATCGTTCTGCGACGCCCTGTTGACCTATTTTGACAAGCACTATGGGGAAGACGGCATCCGCCGTCTGGCCCGCTCGGTGCAAGAGGGCATGCACCCCGCGCAGGCGGTCGTGCAGCTCACCCGCCCCAAGCCGGGCCAGCCCAGCGTTTACGTGGTGCCGTACTTTTACGCCCGCACCGTGCAGAACCCGAATGCCCGCATCATCTGGCCGAAAGAGGGTGCGCTGCTCAATCCGGTCTTCCTGATGGTGAAAACCGGCAAGGCCGGGGAACACAAAGAGATTCTTGAGTTCCTTACGGGCCCGGAGACCGCGGCCGCGTTCAACTGCGCGGGTTTGTTCAGTACCTGTGCGGGAGCGGATCAGACGTTGCTTAAAGACCGGACGTATCACTGGATTGGCTGGGAGTATCTTTCCAACCCCGACATCGGGGACGTGCTTGCCGGGCTCAACCCGCTTTTTCTCCGATATTATCGGTAA
- the alaS gene encoding alanine--tRNA ligase, whose protein sequence is MEWTGLNELREKYLAFFESKGHLRLPSFPLVPQGDNSLLLINSGMAPMKKYFLGQVTPPSKRVTTCQKCVRTPDIEHVGKDDRHGTYFEMLGNFSFGDYFKHEACAWGWEFVTKVVKLPEDKVYVTIYLDDDEAFDIWTKEVGVDPSHIVRLGKEDNFWEHGSGPCGPCSEIYFDRGEEHGCGKPTCGVGCDCDRYVEFWNIVFSQYDSDGKGTYTPMAKPNIDTGMGLERLACVMQDVNNLFEVDTVQNIMKHTGRIAGVTYGEDAKADISLRVITDHIRSTVFLVGDGVLPSNEGRGYVLRRLLRRAARHGRLLGIREPFLYQVAETVVHENAAAYPDLVEKQSYIQSVIKAEEERFAATIDQGLQLLEQRIAALPAGGVLSGDDAFKLYDTFGFPLDLTSDILEERGFSVDADGFEKRMKEQRARARAARAAGMGAAWEDSKDEDTPETRFVGYEKLSCAAKVAAIITEGERVGLADQGSTVSVVLDTTPFYAESGGQVGDTGLLTAAGVCVQVTDCRKSPTGRFLHIGKVVEGSLSAGETMQAQVDAPRRRAVMRNHSAAHLLQAALRSVLGTHVQQAGQLVNDRHVRFDFTHFAALTADELAAVEKEVNTAILSALPVVTRTMAVEEAKKTGAMALFSEKYGDVVRVVQMGDVSKELCGGTHVDNTGKIGLFRIVSETSVSAGVRRIEAVTGTNVLELLRGQDIAIKEAAQVLKAAPAELPQRAAQVAGELREKDRVIETLRGRIAAMQMDALLAAAKEVGVFRLITASLKEMDVDGLRMITDRVRESDPQAVIVLAGMAGGKVVFAAACGKEAVKNGAHAGNLLRTAAKITGGGGGGRPDSATAGGRDASRVAEALQSVEAGLEAVKK, encoded by the coding sequence ATGGAGTGGACGGGATTAAACGAGCTGCGGGAAAAATATCTCGCGTTTTTTGAAAGCAAAGGGCATCTGCGCCTGCCGAGTTTCCCATTGGTGCCGCAGGGGGACAACAGCCTGCTGCTCATCAATTCCGGCATGGCACCGATGAAGAAATACTTTCTGGGGCAGGTCACGCCGCCGAGCAAGCGGGTGACCACCTGTCAGAAATGCGTCCGCACGCCGGATATCGAGCATGTGGGCAAGGACGACCGCCACGGCACCTATTTTGAGATGCTGGGCAATTTTTCATTCGGCGATTATTTCAAGCACGAGGCGTGCGCATGGGGCTGGGAGTTTGTTACCAAAGTGGTCAAGCTGCCGGAAGACAAGGTCTATGTTACCATCTATCTGGATGACGACGAGGCGTTCGACATCTGGACCAAAGAGGTGGGGGTAGACCCCTCGCACATTGTCCGTCTGGGCAAAGAGGACAATTTCTGGGAGCACGGCAGCGGCCCGTGCGGCCCGTGCTCGGAGATCTACTTCGATCGCGGCGAGGAGCACGGCTGCGGCAAGCCCACCTGCGGCGTGGGCTGCGACTGCGACCGCTATGTCGAGTTCTGGAACATCGTGTTCTCGCAGTACGACAGCGACGGCAAGGGCACTTATACCCCCATGGCCAAGCCGAATATCGACACCGGCATGGGGCTGGAGCGCCTTGCCTGCGTGATGCAGGACGTGAACAATCTCTTTGAGGTGGACACCGTCCAGAATATCATGAAGCACACCGGGCGGATTGCGGGCGTGACCTATGGGGAGGACGCAAAGGCCGATATTTCCCTGCGCGTCATCACCGACCATATCCGCAGCACCGTGTTTCTGGTGGGCGACGGCGTTCTGCCCTCGAACGAGGGACGCGGCTATGTGCTGCGCCGCCTGTTGCGCCGGGCCGCGCGTCACGGCCGTCTGCTCGGCATCCGCGAGCCTTTTCTTTATCAGGTCGCGGAGACGGTGGTGCATGAAAACGCCGCCGCCTATCCCGATCTGGTGGAAAAACAGAGCTATATTCAAAGTGTCATCAAGGCCGAGGAAGAGCGCTTCGCCGCCACCATCGACCAGGGGCTTCAACTGCTTGAGCAGCGCATTGCCGCGCTGCCCGCTGGCGGCGTGCTTTCCGGAGACGACGCGTTCAAATTATACGATACCTTTGGTTTCCCGCTCGACCTTACCAGCGATATCCTCGAGGAGCGCGGCTTTTCGGTGGATGCCGACGGTTTCGAGAAGCGGATGAAAGAGCAGCGCGCGCGTGCCCGTGCCGCCCGCGCCGCCGGGATGGGCGCCGCGTGGGAGGACTCCAAGGACGAGGACACGCCCGAAACACGGTTTGTCGGCTATGAAAAGCTGAGCTGCGCGGCCAAAGTCGCGGCTATTATCACCGAAGGTGAGCGCGTAGGGCTGGCGGATCAGGGCAGCACGGTCTCCGTCGTGCTCGATACCACCCCGTTTTATGCGGAAAGCGGCGGGCAGGTGGGCGACACCGGTCTGCTCACCGCCGCCGGGGTCTGCGTGCAGGTCACCGATTGCCGAAAATCCCCCACCGGGCGTTTTCTCCACATCGGCAAGGTGGTGGAGGGCAGCCTTTCGGCGGGCGAGACCATGCAGGCGCAGGTAGATGCGCCGCGCCGTCGGGCCGTCATGCGCAACCACAGTGCCGCGCATCTGCTGCAAGCGGCACTGCGCAGCGTGCTTGGCACGCATGTCCAACAGGCCGGGCAGCTTGTGAACGACCGCCATGTGCGTTTTGATTTCACGCATTTCGCGGCTCTCACGGCGGACGAGCTTGCCGCTGTGGAAAAAGAAGTCAATACCGCCATTCTGTCGGCTCTGCCGGTCGTCACGCGGACGATGGCGGTGGAAGAAGCAAAAAAAACCGGCGCCATGGCGTTGTTCAGCGAGAAATACGGCGATGTGGTGCGCGTGGTGCAGATGGGCGATGTTTCAAAGGAACTTTGCGGCGGCACCCATGTGGATAACACCGGCAAGATCGGCCTGTTCCGCATCGTATCCGAAACCTCGGTGTCCGCAGGCGTGCGCCGCATCGAGGCCGTGACCGGTACCAACGTGCTCGAACTCCTGCGCGGGCAGGACATCGCCATCAAAGAAGCCGCGCAGGTTCTGAAAGCCGCGCCTGCCGAACTGCCGCAGCGGGCGGCGCAGGTCGCAGGTGAGCTGCGCGAAAAAGATCGCGTGATCGAGACGCTGCGGGGCCGCATCGCGGCCATGCAGATGGATGCGCTGCTTGCGGCGGCCAAAGAGGTCGGCGTGTTCCGCCTTATCACCGCCAGCTTGAAAGAGATGGATGTGGACGGACTGCGGATGATTACCGACCGGGTGCGCGAGAGCGACCCGCAGGCGGTGATCGTGCTGGCGGGCATGGCCGGGGGCAAGGTGGTGTTTGCCGCGGCCTGCGGCAAAGAAGCGGTGAAAAACGGCGCGCACGCGGGCAATCTCTTGCGCACGGCCGCGAAGATCACCGGCGGCGGCGGCGGCGGCCGGCCGGATAGTGCCACCGCGGGCGGGCGCGACGCATCCCGCGTCGCGGAAGCTCTCCAGAGCGTGGAGGCTGGCTTGGAAGCTGTTAAAAAGTAA
- a CDS encoding ComEC/Rec2 family competence protein — protein sequence MKRPLAAIGFTYLAVLCLAAQLDAAVCVALALLCAAGAAVLLGFGPFGRRAVLLTVLCTAGAAFAVYAAVWHFAYWPAASLAGKTARVQGVVTDAPATSGQTVYYLVKADTVTVNGKTAARGVTLRVKTQEGGIAPFSRVAFTAALSLPPDGTASGFDSRQYYRSKGVYLFATPQGTVQISAAAGFHPYALAIQVRQLLSARLQARVGGVWGALSSGILIGDVSNLPAWVKGDFTATGISHILAVSGTQISLIMQALLWLFACLRLPRRLSALATAAVVLGFMAVTGFSPSVSRAGVMSLLFLGGLILGREADALNSLGASVLVLCLLNPFAATDTGLLLSFAATLGLVLVSGRCTRWINVGMKRLPERAGRLLRMPAAVLCETAGATLCTLPVILVTFRQISLVTFFSNVLEVPVSLLATLLSAMVSLLPDGWAFGWLVTPAALLLRFCCATMIGYAHLLADLPFASVSTDYGFIYPILLLAAAAAFLLWRMRGRGADWRAAALCVAFALSVGMASHAAAAWGVLEFAALPASDGNCTVLLNGGHAVVVDLAGYDAAYLTSRWLKTHNVAQVDALILPVWDQKRENNLSELTVPVRAVYLPGAYRAQAPGGGHPVASAVSLSWCGAVLTLYPSADGKTLLTAMRYGTARALLTGGTGADTAAYMLPERALAAGQLFYGGELSNDFIQDVSPQSAVFSGNVSAGSAAGGALSARGCTLRGVSGQALLVRTRGGAFLQVT from the coding sequence ATGAAACGCCCGCTTGCTGCCATCGGTTTTACATATCTTGCGGTTTTATGCCTTGCCGCGCAGCTCGATGCCGCGGTCTGCGTTGCGTTGGCCCTGCTCTGTGCCGCCGGTGCGGCGGTGCTGCTGGGCTTCGGGCCGTTTGGGCGGCGCGCCGTGCTCCTCACCGTGCTTTGCACGGCGGGCGCGGCGTTTGCTGTTTATGCCGCCGTGTGGCATTTTGCCTATTGGCCGGCGGCTTCGCTGGCGGGGAAAACGGCGCGGGTGCAGGGCGTGGTGACCGACGCGCCCGCTACGTCCGGCCAGACCGTGTATTATCTGGTGAAAGCGGACACGGTTACGGTGAATGGCAAAACGGCGGCGCGGGGGGTCACGCTGCGCGTCAAAACGCAGGAGGGCGGCATCGCACCGTTTTCAAGGGTGGCGTTTACCGCCGCGCTTTCACTGCCGCCCGACGGGACAGCAAGCGGCTTTGATAGCCGTCAGTATTATCGTTCCAAAGGCGTTTACCTGTTCGCCACGCCGCAGGGCACGGTGCAGATTTCCGCCGCCGCGGGTTTTCACCCCTATGCGCTGGCCATCCAGGTACGGCAGCTGCTTTCCGCGCGGCTGCAGGCGCGTGTGGGCGGGGTATGGGGCGCGCTCTCGTCCGGTATCCTCATCGGCGATGTTTCCAACCTGCCCGCGTGGGTCAAAGGCGATTTCACCGCCACCGGCATTTCGCATATTCTGGCGGTTTCCGGTACGCAGATTTCGCTCATCATGCAGGCACTGCTGTGGCTGTTTGCCTGTTTGCGCCTGCCGCGCCGACTGTCCGCCCTGGCCACGGCCGCCGTGGTGCTCGGGTTCATGGCGGTAACGGGTTTTTCCCCGTCGGTCAGCCGCGCGGGCGTGATGTCCCTGCTCTTTCTGGGCGGGCTGATACTGGGGCGTGAGGCCGATGCGCTCAATTCGCTGGGGGCGTCGGTGCTGGTGCTCTGCCTGCTCAACCCTTTTGCCGCTACGGATACGGGCCTGCTCCTTTCTTTTGCGGCCACGCTTGGGTTGGTGCTGGTGTCCGGCAGATGTACGAGGTGGATCAATGTTGGAATGAAGCGTCTGCCGGAAAGGGCGGGTCGCCTGTTGCGCATGCCTGCCGCGGTGCTCTGCGAAACGGCCGGCGCCACACTTTGCACCCTGCCGGTGATTCTGGTCACGTTCCGGCAGATCTCGCTGGTCACGTTTTTCTCCAATGTGCTGGAAGTGCCGGTCTCGCTGCTGGCCACGCTGCTTTCCGCCATGGTCTCGCTGCTGCCCGATGGTTGGGCGTTTGGCTGGCTGGTCACACCGGCGGCTCTGCTGCTGCGGTTTTGCTGCGCGACGATGATCGGCTATGCGCACCTGTTGGCCGATTTGCCGTTTGCATCGGTCTCCACCGATTATGGGTTTATCTATCCGATCCTGCTGCTGGCGGCCGCCGCGGCGTTCCTGCTTTGGCGGATGCGGGGGCGGGGGGCGGATTGGCGTGCCGCGGCCCTGTGCGTGGCGTTCGCGCTTTCCGTAGGTATGGCCAGCCATGCCGCCGCCGCATGGGGCGTGCTGGAGTTCGCCGCCCTGCCGGCGTCGGACGGCAACTGCACGGTGCTGCTGAACGGCGGGCACGCCGTGGTAGTCGATCTGGCCGGGTATGACGCCGCTTATCTGACCTCGCGCTGGCTGAAAACGCACAACGTCGCACAGGTGGATGCACTTATCCTGCCCGTGTGGGACCAGAAACGGGAGAACAACCTGTCGGAACTGACGGTGCCGGTGCGCGCGGTCTATCTGCCGGGGGCGTATCGCGCACAGGCGCCGGGCGGCGGCCATCCGGTCGCTTCCGCTGTGTCGTTGTCCTGGTGCGGCGCGGTGCTGACGCTGTATCCGTCTGCCGACGGTAAAACGCTGCTCACCGCCATGCGTTATGGCACCGCCCGCGCGTTGCTGACCGGCGGGACGGGAGCGGACACGGCGGCGTATATGCTGCCGGAACGGGCGCTTGCGGCGGGACAATTGTTTTACGGAGGGGAACTGTCTAATGATTTTATACAAGATGTTTCTCCCCAATCCGCTGTTTTTTCCGGGAACGTGTCTGCGGGCTCGGCGGCCGGCGGTGCACTGAGCGCACGCGGCTGCACGTTGCGCGGCGTGAGCGGGCAGGCTTTGCTGGTGCGCACGCGCGGCGGCGCGTTCCTGCAGGTCACCTGA